In the genome of Poecilia reticulata strain Guanapo linkage group LG16, Guppy_female_1.0+MT, whole genome shotgun sequence, one region contains:
- the ltap1 gene encoding protein C1orf43 homolog isoform X1, protein MDKDKYGASKVNVFLVLTYGILVFVLLFIFIKRQIMHFAIKSRRGPHVPIGHNAPKELKQVIEAKLCEVQKIHFEPRLLSPADDRVTQRRQSGPDDYLYRMKALDAVRDIDFPFRELGGTPTAVTGKRFRTWLLQLRNSHCMFEDKQSSLIDTVLDGYNKARHGAEAFGEAEFIKYQEALTELAAVVKSRGSTLSQHHQTAARDLTGTTEPSSPSSCSSSPTQTTYLTSAAQQRSKRPRNFLELKNFKDNYNTLDSTL, encoded by the exons atggACAAAGATAAATATGGAGCCTCAAAAGTGAACGTGTTTCTTGTTTTGACGTACGGCATTTTG gtgtttgttttgctgttcatctttataaaaagacaaattatgcACTTTGCCATTAAGTCTCGGAGAGGACCACATGTTCCCATTGGCCACAATGCTCCGAAg GAGCTGAAACAAGTAATTGAAGCCAAATTGTGCGAGGTCCAGAAAATCCACTTTGAGCCCCGTCTGTTGTCCCCAGCTGATGACCGAGTAACACAGAGACGACAGTCTG GTCCTGATGACTACCTGTACAGGATGAAAGCACTAGACGCTGTCCGGGACATTG attttcCTTTCCGTGAACTGGGTGGCACTCCCACCGCTGTGACAGGAAAAAGGTTTCGGAcctggctgctgcagctgcgaAATTCCCACTGCATGTTTGAAGACAAGCAGAGCTCTCTGATAGACACGGTGTTGGATGGCTACAACAAAGCACGCCATGGGGCCGAG GCTTTCGGAGAAGCAGAGTTCATCAAGTACCAGGAAGCTCTAACTGAGCTAGCCGCCGT CGTGAAGTCTCGCGGCAGCACTCTGAGCCAACACCACCAGACCGCAGCCAGAGACCTGACCGGCACCACCGAGCCCAGCagcccctcctcctgctcctcgtCCCCCACCCAAACCACCTACCTCACATCTGCAGCGCAGCAGCGCAGCAAGAGGCCCAGGAACTTCCTGGAGCTGAAGAACTTCAAAGATAACTACAACACGCTAGACAGCACGCTCTGA
- the ltap1 gene encoding protein C1orf43 homolog isoform X2: protein MSDLVFVLLFIFIKRQIMHFAIKSRRGPHVPIGHNAPKELKQVIEAKLCEVQKIHFEPRLLSPADDRVTQRRQSGPDDYLYRMKALDAVRDIDFPFRELGGTPTAVTGKRFRTWLLQLRNSHCMFEDKQSSLIDTVLDGYNKARHGAEAFGEAEFIKYQEALTELAAVVKSRGSTLSQHHQTAARDLTGTTEPSSPSSCSSSPTQTTYLTSAAQQRSKRPRNFLELKNFKDNYNTLDSTL from the exons ATGAGTGATCTG gtgtttgttttgctgttcatctttataaaaagacaaattatgcACTTTGCCATTAAGTCTCGGAGAGGACCACATGTTCCCATTGGCCACAATGCTCCGAAg GAGCTGAAACAAGTAATTGAAGCCAAATTGTGCGAGGTCCAGAAAATCCACTTTGAGCCCCGTCTGTTGTCCCCAGCTGATGACCGAGTAACACAGAGACGACAGTCTG GTCCTGATGACTACCTGTACAGGATGAAAGCACTAGACGCTGTCCGGGACATTG attttcCTTTCCGTGAACTGGGTGGCACTCCCACCGCTGTGACAGGAAAAAGGTTTCGGAcctggctgctgcagctgcgaAATTCCCACTGCATGTTTGAAGACAAGCAGAGCTCTCTGATAGACACGGTGTTGGATGGCTACAACAAAGCACGCCATGGGGCCGAG GCTTTCGGAGAAGCAGAGTTCATCAAGTACCAGGAAGCTCTAACTGAGCTAGCCGCCGT CGTGAAGTCTCGCGGCAGCACTCTGAGCCAACACCACCAGACCGCAGCCAGAGACCTGACCGGCACCACCGAGCCCAGCagcccctcctcctgctcctcgtCCCCCACCCAAACCACCTACCTCACATCTGCAGCGCAGCAGCGCAGCAAGAGGCCCAGGAACTTCCTGGAGCTGAAGAACTTCAAAGATAACTACAACACGCTAGACAGCACGCTCTGA
- the ltap1 gene encoding protein C1orf43 homolog isoform X3, translating into MDKDKYGASKVNVFLVLTYGILELKQVIEAKLCEVQKIHFEPRLLSPADDRVTQRRQSGPDDYLYRMKALDAVRDIDFPFRELGGTPTAVTGKRFRTWLLQLRNSHCMFEDKQSSLIDTVLDGYNKARHGAEAFGEAEFIKYQEALTELAAVVKSRGSTLSQHHQTAARDLTGTTEPSSPSSCSSSPTQTTYLTSAAQQRSKRPRNFLELKNFKDNYNTLDSTL; encoded by the exons atggACAAAGATAAATATGGAGCCTCAAAAGTGAACGTGTTTCTTGTTTTGACGTACGGCATTTTG GAGCTGAAACAAGTAATTGAAGCCAAATTGTGCGAGGTCCAGAAAATCCACTTTGAGCCCCGTCTGTTGTCCCCAGCTGATGACCGAGTAACACAGAGACGACAGTCTG GTCCTGATGACTACCTGTACAGGATGAAAGCACTAGACGCTGTCCGGGACATTG attttcCTTTCCGTGAACTGGGTGGCACTCCCACCGCTGTGACAGGAAAAAGGTTTCGGAcctggctgctgcagctgcgaAATTCCCACTGCATGTTTGAAGACAAGCAGAGCTCTCTGATAGACACGGTGTTGGATGGCTACAACAAAGCACGCCATGGGGCCGAG GCTTTCGGAGAAGCAGAGTTCATCAAGTACCAGGAAGCTCTAACTGAGCTAGCCGCCGT CGTGAAGTCTCGCGGCAGCACTCTGAGCCAACACCACCAGACCGCAGCCAGAGACCTGACCGGCACCACCGAGCCCAGCagcccctcctcctgctcctcgtCCCCCACCCAAACCACCTACCTCACATCTGCAGCGCAGCAGCGCAGCAAGAGGCCCAGGAACTTCCTGGAGCTGAAGAACTTCAAAGATAACTACAACACGCTAGACAGCACGCTCTGA
- the ltap1 gene encoding protein C1orf43 homolog isoform X4 yields the protein MHFAIKSRRGPHVPIGHNAPKELKQVIEAKLCEVQKIHFEPRLLSPADDRVTQRRQSGPDDYLYRMKALDAVRDIDFPFRELGGTPTAVTGKRFRTWLLQLRNSHCMFEDKQSSLIDTVLDGYNKARHGAEAFGEAEFIKYQEALTELAAVVKSRGSTLSQHHQTAARDLTGTTEPSSPSSCSSSPTQTTYLTSAAQQRSKRPRNFLELKNFKDNYNTLDSTL from the exons atgcACTTTGCCATTAAGTCTCGGAGAGGACCACATGTTCCCATTGGCCACAATGCTCCGAAg GAGCTGAAACAAGTAATTGAAGCCAAATTGTGCGAGGTCCAGAAAATCCACTTTGAGCCCCGTCTGTTGTCCCCAGCTGATGACCGAGTAACACAGAGACGACAGTCTG GTCCTGATGACTACCTGTACAGGATGAAAGCACTAGACGCTGTCCGGGACATTG attttcCTTTCCGTGAACTGGGTGGCACTCCCACCGCTGTGACAGGAAAAAGGTTTCGGAcctggctgctgcagctgcgaAATTCCCACTGCATGTTTGAAGACAAGCAGAGCTCTCTGATAGACACGGTGTTGGATGGCTACAACAAAGCACGCCATGGGGCCGAG GCTTTCGGAGAAGCAGAGTTCATCAAGTACCAGGAAGCTCTAACTGAGCTAGCCGCCGT CGTGAAGTCTCGCGGCAGCACTCTGAGCCAACACCACCAGACCGCAGCCAGAGACCTGACCGGCACCACCGAGCCCAGCagcccctcctcctgctcctcgtCCCCCACCCAAACCACCTACCTCACATCTGCAGCGCAGCAGCGCAGCAAGAGGCCCAGGAACTTCCTGGAGCTGAAGAACTTCAAAGATAACTACAACACGCTAGACAGCACGCTCTGA